The genomic segment CGGCAGCCAGCTCGTTCTCGATAGGCAGTACAACACCTTGTTCCATCTCCGTCGGCGTCGCCCCCGGATAGCCAACCTGAACGATCACAGCCTCGGCTTCGTAGGATGGAATAAACTCCTTGCGGATCGTCAGCGACATCATAAAACCACCGAGAATCAGTACCGCCATCAGCAGGTTGGGAGCCACCCCATGACGCGACATCCAGGCGATCGGGCCATTCCCTTGCGCCACACTCATGGCCGGACTCCCGCCGACGTAGCGGTGTCAGTCGCTGATGCACGGGTCGCCAGACGCACCGGCATGCCTGCCGTCACGCTATCCAGGCGATTCACCAACAGTTGATCGCCTGGCTGTAATCCAGAGCCAACCCAGGCCAGCGTTCGACCTTGATAAAGTACTTCAGGTTTACGCAGTATCATCTTGTTATTGTTAACAACCCATAGGCTGCCGTCGTCGTTCATCTGTTGCAATGGCACCGTAATGCTATTGCGGATGGGCTTGCCTTGCAGCTCGACTGAGACAAAATCATTCAGCAGCAGTACCGGCTCAGCAGGATGATTCAGACTCAACGGATCACGCACCGCCACCATCAACCGTGCCTGACGGTCGTTGCTATCCACTCCGGGCAGCAAATTCAGAATCCGCGCTTCTCGGGTCTGACCGCCCCAACCAGGATGATGAAGCAGCACCGGGGCCTCCGGATCCAACCACGGCAAAAAGCCCCGAGGCACTTTGACTTCGACCCAGAATTCATCGGTATTAACCAGTTCAAACAAAGTCGCTGAATTGCCAACCTGGCTGCCAGTCGCCACACCGCGTGACTGTATCTGGCCATTAAAGGGCATCGTTACCCGAGTACGGGACAGATTCAGTCGTGCCTGATTTACCGCCGCACGGGCATTGAGCAAAGCCGCTTTGGCACTGGCAATTTGTGGTTCACGTAACACCAGCGCCCGATCCGAAGCTGCCAGCTGACGTGCCGCCAGCTGATACTCATCGGCGGCCAGCGCCGACGCTCCCTGTTCAATATCCAGACTCGCCTGTGCCTGCACCAGAGCAGCTTCGCGCTGCTGTAATATCAGCTCGTAATCCCGTGGCTCGATGGTCAACAAGGCAGCACCCGCCTTGAGTGTGGCCCCTGGCACTGCCGCAGCCGCCACGGCCACGACCCGGCCGCTGACCTGCGCCTGCAGCGATACCTGCTCAGCCGCCATCACCTGGCCCCCGGCCTGCCAGACCGGACGAACATCCCCGCTGCCTGGCGGTTGCACTTCCACTAGCCGCGCCTGAACGTCAGGCTTGACTCGTGTTGGCACCGGCGCTGTTTTTAGTACGACCCAGGCAGCCGCACCGCCCAGTATCAGCACCAGCAGCACCAGCCATACTTTACCTGCCTGTTTTGTCATGCCTGTTTGTTGCTTCATTCTTGTGGCTCTCCAGCATCAGCCCCGGTGAAATCTCCGTGACTGACGGAGCGATACAGTTGAATTCGATACTGCAGTTGTTGCCAATGCCCATCAAGCACCTCTCGCTCCAGCGCCAGTACGTCCTGCTGGGCATTCAGTAATGCCAGAAAATCGCCAACACCACGACGATAGCGCGCCAGCTGGAACCCTTCGGTCTGACGCGCCAGGTGCAGCTGTTTTGTCAGGCTGACCAACAGATCGCTGGCCTGCTGTTCCTGCACCAGCACTTGCTGAACCTCTTGTGCCGCTGCCAGTAATGTTTGCTGATACTCCGCCACGGCGGCCCGCACACTGGCCTGCGAAGCAGCCAACGCTGCCCGGCGACTGCCACCATCCAGCAATGGCGCGACCAGTCCGGCAGCCAGGTTGCCCACCCAATGATCAAAGACATCGGCCAGGTTGGCATCCGCAGCAGAGTACGAAGCCGACAGCGTCAGCCGTGGGTAGCGGTTTGCCACTGCCACCGCGACTGCCGCATTGGCCGACTGCAAGGCGAACCAGGCTTGCTGTACATCCGGGCGCTGCTGTAAAGCCGTCAGAGAAACAAGCGGGGGTTGCAACGGCAATTCAGGCAAAGAGCGAGACGCAGCCAACTCGGGCACCGCATCGACTCGCAACCAGTCACTGCGCCCAAGCCAGACAGCCAGTTGCTGCTGATAGATCACTTGCTGGGCGCGGTCGGCCACCAGACCGGCAACAACGCCTTCTTGCAACTGTTGCTGTTGCCAGACATCCGAAACCGCAGCCTGCCCGCGATTAAAACGCGCCTCGGTCACGGCCAATGCCGACGCAATACGCTGCTGCTGCCGGGTTAACAATGCAATCCGGCCTTGCTGACGTAACCAGCCAAACCAGCTACCAGCTACCTCACCAGCAAGGGTATTGGCCGCCACACGTACCGTTGCAGCACTACCCAGGGCATTTAACTGGCCTTGCTGCTGTAACGCGCCAATCCGGCCCCAGAAATCAATTTCATAAGTCGCCGACAATCCGGCATTCCAGTTATTGGCAGCGGAATCAGGACCAAATGAACGACTGCGAGACAGGCTGGCATCCAGGCTCGGATACTGTTCCGCACC from the Candidatus Thalassolituus haligoni genome contains:
- a CDS encoding efflux RND transporter periplasmic adaptor subunit; its protein translation is MKQQTGMTKQAGKVWLVLLVLILGGAAAWVVLKTAPVPTRVKPDVQARLVEVQPPGSGDVRPVWQAGGQVMAAEQVSLQAQVSGRVVAVAAAAVPGATLKAGAALLTIEPRDYELILQQREAALVQAQASLDIEQGASALAADEYQLAARQLAASDRALVLREPQIASAKAALLNARAAVNQARLNLSRTRVTMPFNGQIQSRGVATGSQVGNSATLFELVNTDEFWVEVKVPRGFLPWLDPEAPVLLHHPGWGGQTREARILNLLPGVDSNDRQARLMVAVRDPLSLNHPAEPVLLLNDFVSVELQGKPIRNSITVPLQQMNDDGSLWVVNNNKMILRKPEVLYQGRTLAWVGSGLQPGDQLLVNRLDSVTAGMPVRLATRASATDTATSAGVRP
- a CDS encoding TolC family protein, with amino-acid sequence MLLLPCWWVLVTVVGCSTIDPVQPQSLDIPGLADASMTAGEPVNARWWQAFHDDYLDQLIETGLEHNFTLQSAWARLQQSQALARQSGAEQYPSLDASLSRSRSFGPDSAANNWNAGLSATYEIDFWGRIGALQQQGQLNALGSAATVRVAANTLAGEVAGSWFGWLRQQGRIALLTRQQQRIASALAVTEARFNRGQAAVSDVWQQQQLQEGVVAGLVADRAQQVIYQQQLAVWLGRSDWLRVDAVPELAASRSLPELPLQPPLVSLTALQQRPDVQQAWFALQSANAAVAVAVANRYPRLTLSASYSAADANLADVFDHWVGNLAAGLVAPLLDGGSRRAALAASQASVRAAVAEYQQTLLAAAQEVQQVLVQEQQASDLLVSLTKQLHLARQTEGFQLARYRRGVGDFLALLNAQQDVLALEREVLDGHWQQLQYRIQLYRSVSHGDFTGADAGEPQE